One genomic segment of Jaculus jaculus isolate mJacJac1 chromosome 2, mJacJac1.mat.Y.cur, whole genome shotgun sequence includes these proteins:
- the LOC123458749 gene encoding LOW QUALITY PROTEIN: splicing factor 45-like (The sequence of the model RefSeq protein was modified relative to this genomic sequence to represent the inferred CDS: inserted 3 bases in 2 codons), which produces MSLYDDLGVETSDSKTEGWSKNFKLLQSQLQVKKAALTQAKSQRTKQSTVLAPVIDLKRGGSSDDRQIVDTPPHVAAGLKDPXPSGFSAGGVLIPLADEYDPMFPNDYEKVVKRQREERQRQRELERQKEIEEREKRRKDRHEASGFSRRPDPDSDEDEDYERERRKRSMGGAAIAPPTSLIEKDKELPRDFPYEEDSRPRSQSSKAAIPPPVYEEPDRPRSPTGPSNSFLANMGGTVAHKIXGFREGQGLGKHEQGLSTALSVEKTSKRGGNIIVGDATEKGESQGASKKSDSNPLTEILKCPMKVVLLRNMVGAGEVDEDLEVETKEECEKYGKVGKCVIFEIPGAPDDEAVRIFLEFERVESAIKAVVDLNGRYFGGRVVKACFYNLDKFRVLDLAEQV; this is translated from the exons ATGTCCCTGTACGATGACCTGGGCGTGGAGACCAGCGACTCCAAGACGGAAGGCTGGTCGAAGAACTTCAAGCTCCTGCAGTCCCAGCTGCAGGTGAAGAAGGCAGCTCTCACCCAGGCCAAGagccaaaggacaaaacaaagTACAGTCCTTGCCCCAGTCATTGACCTAAAGCGAGGTGGCTCCTCAGATGACCGGCAGATTGTGGACACACCCCCACACGTAGCAGCCGGGCTGAAGGACC TTCCCAGCGGGTTTTCTGCAGGGGGAGTTCTGATTCCCTTAGCTGATGAGTATGATCCTATGTTTCCTAATGATTATGAGAAAGTAGTGAAGCGCCAACGAGAAGAGCGACAGAGGCAGCGGGagctggaaaggcagaaggaaatagaagaaagggaaaagaggcGTAAAGACAGGCATGAAGCTAGCGGATTTTCAAGGCGACCAGACCCAGATTCTGATGAAGATGAagattatgagagagagagaaggaaaagaagtatGGGAGGAGCTGCCATTGCCCCACCTACGTCTCTtatagagaaagacaaggagcTGCCCCGTGATTTCCCCTATGAAGAAGACTCAAGACCTCGATCACAGTCTTCTAAAGCTGCTATTCCTCCGCCGGTATATGAGGAACCTGATAGACCACGATCTCCAACTGGGCCCAGCAACTCATTCCTGGCTAACATGGGCGGCACAGTAGCGCACAAGAT AGGCTTCCGGGAAGGCCAGGGCCTGGGCAAGCACGAGCAAGGGTTGAGCACAGCTCTGTCGGTGGAGAAGACCAGCAAGCGGGGCGGCAACATCATTGTGGGTGACGCCACAGAGAAGGGCGAGTCTCAGGGTGCATCCAAGAAGTCGGATTCAAATCCATTAACTGAAATACTGAAGTGTCCTATGAAAGTGGTCCTGCTAAGGAACATGGTTGGTGCTGGAGAGGTAGATGAAGACTTGGAAGTTGAAACAAAGGAGGAATGTGAAAAATATGGCAAAGTTGGAAAATGTGTGATATTTGAAATTCCTGGCGCCCCTGATGATGAAGCAGTGCGGATATTTTTAGAATTCGAGAGAGTTGAGTCAGCAATTAAAGCTGTTGTTGATCTGAACGGGAGGTATTTTGGTGGACGGGTGGTAAAAGCATGTTTCTACAATTTGGATAAATTCAGGGTCTTGGATTTGGCAGAGCAAGTTTGA